In a genomic window of Streptococcus oralis subsp. tigurinus:
- a CDS encoding LysM peptidoglycan-binding domain-containing protein yields MSLTTKKIKTTIAGVAALLAFFAPALASAQETVTYTVKSGDTLSEIAEKYNTTAEKLAAKNNIKDIHLIYVDQVLVIEGTASTAAPAATTEETAPVATETVEEAPAATTTYEAPTAESNTAAASTVSGSEAEAKEWIAQKESGGSYTATNGQYIGRYQLTDSYLNGDYSAENQERVADAYVAGRYGSWTAAKNFWLNNGWY; encoded by the coding sequence ATGTCATTAACAACTAAAAAAATCAAAACAACTATCGCAGGAGTAGCAGCTTTGCTTGCTTTCTTTGCCCCAGCTCTTGCCTCTGCACAAGAAACTGTAACTTACACTGTTAAATCAGGTGATACTCTTTCAGAAATTGCTGAGAAGTACAACACGACTGCTGAAAAATTAGCAGCAAAAAACAACATTAAAGATATTCACCTTATCTATGTTGACCAAGTTTTGGTCATCGAAGGGACAGCTTCTACTGCAGCTCCAGCAGCAACAACGGAAGAAACAGCTCCAGTAGCTACAGAAACAGTTGAAGAAGCTCCAGCAGCAACAACAACTTATGAAGCACCAACAGCAGAAAGCAACACTGCAGCAGCTTCTACTGTAAGTGGTTCTGAAGCAGAAGCCAAAGAATGGATCGCTCAAAAAGAATCAGGTGGTAGCTACACAGCTACAAACGGCCAATACATCGGACGTTACCAATTGACAGATTCATACTTGAACGGTGACTACTCAGCTGAAAACCAAGAACGTGTAGCAGATGCCTACGTTGCAGGACGTTACGGTTCATGGACAGCTGCCAAGAACTTCTGGCTTAACAACGGTTGGTATTAA
- a CDS encoding HAD hydrolase-like protein, which produces MSSISAIFFDLDGTLVDSSIGIHNAFTYTFEQLGVPSPDAKTIRGFMGPPLESSFATCLPKEQISEAVQIYRSYYKKKGIHEAQLFPRITELLQELSQNYPLYITTTKNTPTAHDMTKNLGIHHFFDGIFGSSPETPHKADVIRYALQTYRLPADQVLIIGDTKFDMIGAQETGIKKFAVTWGFGEEADLLSYQPDWIARTIDDIIRQL; this is translated from the coding sequence ATGTCCTCTATCTCAGCTATCTTTTTTGATCTAGACGGAACCCTGGTTGACAGCTCCATTGGGATCCACAATGCCTTCACCTATACCTTTGAACAACTAGGAGTTCCAAGCCCTGATGCCAAAACTATTCGTGGTTTTATGGGCCCGCCGCTTGAAAGTAGTTTTGCGACCTGCCTTCCAAAAGAACAAATCTCAGAAGCTGTTCAAATCTATCGTTCTTACTATAAGAAAAAAGGAATCCACGAAGCCCAACTCTTCCCCCGAATAACGGAATTACTCCAAGAGCTTTCGCAAAACTACCCTCTCTACATCACTACAACAAAGAATACTCCTACTGCTCATGATATGACTAAAAATCTGGGAATCCATCATTTCTTTGATGGCATTTTCGGTTCCAGTCCTGAAACGCCTCACAAGGCGGATGTCATCCGTTACGCCTTACAGACGTATCGACTCCCTGCAGACCAAGTCCTCATCATCGGGGACACCAAATTTGATATGATTGGAGCCCAAGAAACTGGCATTAAAAAGTTTGCTGTTACTTGGGGATTTGGAGAAGAGGCTGATTTGCTCAGCTATCAACCTGATTGGATTGCCCGTACCATTGACGATATCATTAGGCAACTATAA
- a CDS encoding ABC transporter substrate-binding protein: MNKVKKVLMTMFGLLMFPLLFACSNSQSQGVEAIKAKGKLVVALNPEFAPFEYQKLVDGKNQIVGSDVELAKAIAKELGVEVEFSPMSFDNVLASLDSGKADLAISGVSKTEERSQVYDFSIPYYTSKNKVIVRKSELTNYQSVKDLAQKKVGAQKGSIQETLAKETLQDSSLVSLPKNGNLITDLKSGQLDAVIFEEPVAKGFVENNPDLAIAEFDFDNDKEDSYAVAMKKDSKELKEAIDKTIQKLKDSGELDKLIDDAFKASIEK, from the coding sequence ATGAATAAAGTGAAGAAGGTGTTGATGACGATGTTTGGTTTGCTTATGTTTCCCTTATTGTTTGCTTGTAGTAACAGTCAGTCCCAAGGTGTTGAAGCCATTAAGGCTAAAGGAAAATTGGTGGTGGCCCTAAATCCAGAGTTTGCTCCATTTGAATATCAGAAATTGGTTGATGGGAAAAATCAGATTGTAGGTTCAGATGTTGAGCTAGCCAAAGCCATCGCAAAGGAACTAGGTGTAGAAGTGGAGTTCTCTCCAATGAGTTTTGACAATGTACTGGCTAGTCTTGATTCAGGTAAGGCCGATCTTGCCATATCAGGTGTTTCTAAAACGGAGGAGAGAAGTCAAGTTTACGATTTTTCAATTCCCTACTACACTTCGAAAAATAAGGTTATCGTAAGAAAATCTGAATTAACGAATTACCAATCAGTCAAGGATTTGGCTCAGAAAAAGGTTGGAGCGCAGAAAGGTTCTATCCAGGAAACTCTGGCCAAAGAAACCTTGCAGGATTCTTCTCTCGTTTCACTTCCTAAAAATGGAAATTTGATAACAGATTTGAAATCAGGGCAACTGGATGCGGTTATCTTTGAGGAACCAGTGGCGAAAGGATTTGTAGAGAATAATCCAGACCTAGCCATCGCTGAGTTTGATTTTGACAATGACAAAGAAGATTCCTACGCTGTTGCGATGAAAAAAGACAGTAAAGAATTAAAAGAGGCGATTGACAAAACCATCCAGAAGTTGAAGGATTCTGGGGAGTTGGACAAATTGATTGACGATGCTTTTAAAGCTTCTATCGAAAAATAG
- the mnmA gene encoding tRNA 2-thiouridine(34) synthase MnmA, whose protein sequence is MSDNSKTRVVVGMSGGVDSSVTALLLKEQGYDVIGIFMKNWDDTDENGVCTATEDYKDVAAVADQIGIPYYSVNFEKEYWDRVFEYFLAEYRAGRTPNPDVMCNKEIKFKAFLDYAMTLGADYVATGHYARVVRDEDGTVHMLRGVDNGKDQTYFLSQLSQEQLQKTMFPLGHLEKPEVRKLAEEAGLATAKKKDSTGICFIGEKNFKNFLSNYLPAQPGRMMTVDGRDMGEHAGLMYYTIGQRGGLGIGGQHGGDNAPWFVVGKDLSQNILYVGQGFYHDSLMSTSLEASQVHFTRDMPEEFTLECTAKFRYRQPDSKVTVHVKGDKAEVIFAEPQRAITPGQAVVFYDGEECLGGGLIDNAYRDGKVCQYI, encoded by the coding sequence ATGAGTGATAACTCTAAAACACGTGTTGTCGTGGGGATGAGTGGTGGTGTTGATTCGTCGGTGACGGCTCTCTTGCTCAAGGAGCAGGGCTACGATGTGATCGGTATCTTCATGAAGAACTGGGATGACACAGATGAAAACGGCGTCTGTACGGCGACCGAAGATTACAAGGATGTGGCTGCGGTGGCAGACCAGATCGGCATTCCTTACTACTCTGTCAATTTTGAAAAAGAGTACTGGGACCGCGTCTTTGAGTATTTCCTAGCGGAATACCGTGCAGGGCGCACGCCAAATCCAGATGTTATGTGCAACAAGGAAATCAAGTTCAAGGCCTTTTTGGACTATGCTATGACCTTGGGTGCAGACTATGTAGCGACTGGGCATTATGCTCGAGTGGTGCGTGATGAGGATGGCACTGTTCACATGCTTCGTGGCGTGGACAATGGCAAGGACCAGACCTATTTCCTCAGTCAACTTTCGCAAGAACAACTCCAAAAAACCATGTTCCCATTGGGACATTTGGAAAAGCCTGAAGTACGAAAACTAGCAGAAGAAGCAGGTCTTGCGACTGCCAAGAAGAAAGATTCGACAGGGATTTGCTTTATCGGAGAAAAGAACTTTAAAAACTTTCTCAGTAACTACCTGCCAGCCCAGCCTGGTCGCATGATGACTGTGGACGGTCGCGATATGGGTGAGCATGCAGGACTTATGTATTATACGATTGGTCAGCGTGGAGGACTTGGTATCGGTGGTCAACACGGCGGTGACAATGCCCCTTGGTTCGTTGTCGGAAAAGATTTGAGCCAAAATATCCTCTATGTCGGCCAAGGTTTCTATCATGATTCGCTCATGTCAACAAGCCTAGAGGCCAGTCAAGTTCACTTTACTCGTGACATGCCAGAGGAATTTACTCTAGAATGCACAGCAAAATTCCGCTACCGTCAGCCTGATTCTAAGGTGACAGTACATGTCAAAGGAGACAAGGCAGAGGTCATCTTTGCGGAGCCACAGCGCGCGATCACACCAGGACAGGCAGTTGTCTTTTACGATGGCGAAGAGTGTCTCGGTGGCGGTTTGATTGACAACGCCTACCGTGATGGCAAGGTTTGTCAGTACATATAG
- the mnmG gene encoding tRNA uridine-5-carboxymethylaminomethyl(34) synthesis enzyme MnmG, translated as MTYNFTEEYDIIVIGAGHAGVEASLAASRMGCKVLLATINIEMLAFMPCNPSIGGSAKGIVVREVDALGGEMAKNIDKTYIQMKMLNTGKGPAVRALRAQADKELYSKEMRKTVENQENLTLRQTMIDEILVEDDKVVGVRTATHQEYAAKAVIVTTGTALRGEIIIGDLKYSSGPNHSLASINLADNLKELGLEIGRFKTGTPPRVKASSINYDVTEIQPGDEAPNHFSYTSRDEDYVKDQVPCWLTYTNGTSHEIIQNNLHRAPMFTGVVKGVGPRYCPSIEDKIVRFADKERHQLFLEPEGRNTEEVYVQGLSTSLPEDVQRELVHSIKGLENAEMMRTGYAIEYDMVLPHQLRATLETKKISGLFTAGQTNGTSGYEEAAGQGIIAGINAALKIQGKPELILKRSDGYIGVMIDDLVTKGTIEPYRLLTSRAEYRLILRHDNADMRLTEMGREIGLVDDERWARFEIKKNQFDNEMKRLDSIKLKPVKETNAKVEEMGFKPLTDAVTAKEFLRRPEVSYQDVVAFIGPAAEDLDDKIIELIETEIKYEGYISKAMDQVAKMKRMEEKRIPANIDWDDIDSIATEARQKFKLINPETIGQASRISGVNPADISILMVYLEGKNRSISKNQEKKA; from the coding sequence ATGACTTATAATTTTACGGAAGAATACGATATTATTGTAATCGGTGCGGGACACGCTGGGGTCGAGGCTTCCTTGGCTGCCAGCCGTATGGGCTGCAAGGTCTTGCTCGCGACCATCAACATTGAAATGCTGGCTTTTATGCCTTGTAACCCTTCTATCGGTGGTTCTGCCAAAGGGATTGTTGTGCGTGAAGTCGATGCCCTCGGTGGTGAAATGGCCAAGAATATTGACAAGACTTACATCCAGATGAAGATGCTAAACACAGGGAAAGGACCTGCTGTTCGCGCCCTTCGTGCGCAGGCTGATAAGGAACTTTACTCTAAGGAGATGCGCAAGACAGTTGAAAATCAAGAGAATCTGACCCTTCGTCAAACCATGATTGATGAGATTTTGGTGGAAGATGACAAGGTTGTCGGTGTGCGTACGGCGACCCATCAAGAGTATGCTGCCAAGGCTGTTATCGTGACAACGGGGACAGCTCTCCGTGGAGAAATTATCATCGGAGACCTAAAGTACTCATCAGGTCCTAACCACAGCCTAGCTTCTATTAACCTTGCTGACAATCTCAAGGAACTGGGCCTCGAAATCGGTCGTTTCAAGACAGGAACCCCTCCACGTGTCAAGGCTTCATCTATCAACTATGATGTGACAGAGATTCAGCCAGGAGACGAGGCGCCAAATCACTTCTCATACACTTCACGAGATGAGGACTATGTCAAGGACCAAGTGCCATGCTGGTTGACCTATACCAATGGAACCAGTCATGAGATTATCCAAAATAATCTCCACCGTGCACCTATGTTTACAGGTGTGGTCAAGGGTGTAGGTCCTCGTTACTGTCCGTCGATTGAGGATAAAATTGTGCGCTTTGCGGACAAGGAACGTCACCAACTTTTCCTAGAGCCGGAAGGGCGCAATACAGAGGAAGTCTATGTCCAAGGTCTTTCAACCAGTCTGCCTGAGGATGTCCAACGTGAGCTGGTTCATTCCATTAAAGGTCTGGAAAATGCAGAGATGATGCGAACAGGTTATGCCATCGAGTATGACATGGTCTTACCTCATCAGTTGCGTGCAACACTTGAAACCAAGAAAATCTCAGGACTCTTCACAGCTGGTCAGACAAATGGAACGTCAGGTTACGAAGAAGCTGCTGGCCAAGGGATTATCGCTGGTATCAATGCGGCTTTGAAAATCCAAGGCAAGCCTGAGTTGATTTTGAAGCGCAGTGACGGCTATATCGGGGTGATGATCGATGACTTGGTGACCAAGGGCACCATTGAACCCTACCGTCTCTTGACCAGCCGTGCTGAATACCGTCTCATCCTTCGTCATGACAATGCTGATATGCGTTTGACCGAGATGGGACGCGAGATTGGCCTTGTTGACGATGAACGCTGGGCTCGTTTTGAAATCAAGAAAAACCAATTTGACAATGAGATGAAGCGACTAGATAGCATCAAACTCAAACCAGTCAAGGAAACCAATGCTAAGGTTGAGGAGATGGGCTTCAAGCCATTGACCGATGCGGTGACAGCCAAGGAATTCCTTCGCCGTCCAGAAGTTTCTTACCAAGATGTGGTGGCCTTCATAGGGCCAGCTGCCGAGGACTTGGATGACAAGATTATCGAATTGATTGAAACAGAGATCAAGTACGAAGGCTATATTTCCAAAGCCATGGATCAGGTTGCCAAGATGAAACGCATGGAAGAAAAACGCATTCCAGCTAATATTGACTGGGATGATATTGACTCCATTGCAACAGAAGCCCGCCAGAAGTTCAAACTTATCAATCCAGAAACTATCGGCCAAGCCAGTCGTATTTCGGGAGTGAATCCAGCAGATATTTCTATTCTGATGGTGTATCTCGAAGGTAAAAATCGTAGTATTTCTAAAAATCAAGAAAAGAAAGCATAG
- the sdaAA gene encoding L-serine ammonia-lyase, iron-sulfur-dependent, subunit alpha codes for MFYSIKELVEQADLDFQGNVAELMIATEYELTGRCRDEVLLLMERNLEVMKASVELGLSENKSRSGLTGGDAAKLDRHLKSGKALSDFTILSAARNAIAVNEHNAKMGLVCATPTAGSAGCLPAVLTAASQKLDLSHKEQLDFLFAAGAFGLVIANNASISGAEGGCQAEVGSASAMSAAALTLAAGGTPYQASQAIAFVIKNMLGLICDPVAGLVEVPCVKRNAMGASFAFIAADMALAGIESKIPVDEVIDAMYQVGSSLPTAFRETAEGGLAATPTGRRLQKEIFGE; via the coding sequence ATGTTTTATTCTATCAAAGAATTGGTCGAGCAGGCAGACCTAGACTTCCAAGGAAATGTCGCAGAACTCATGATTGCGACAGAATATGAACTGACTGGCCGATGCCGAGACGAAGTTCTCCTCCTCATGGAACGCAATCTAGAAGTCATGAAAGCCTCTGTCGAGCTTGGCCTTAGTGAAAACAAATCCCGCAGTGGTCTAACGGGTGGAGATGCTGCCAAGCTAGATCGCCATCTCAAAAGTGGCAAGGCCTTGTCAGACTTTACCATCCTATCAGCAGCCCGAAATGCCATCGCGGTTAACGAACACAACGCTAAAATGGGCTTGGTCTGTGCCACTCCAACCGCAGGAAGTGCTGGTTGTTTGCCAGCCGTTCTTACTGCAGCTAGCCAAAAACTTGACCTCAGCCACAAAGAACAGCTCGATTTCCTCTTTGCAGCAGGCGCCTTTGGATTGGTTATCGCAAACAACGCTTCTATCTCAGGTGCTGAAGGTGGCTGCCAGGCCGAAGTCGGATCGGCCTCTGCCATGAGTGCCGCAGCCTTAACCTTGGCTGCAGGTGGAACTCCCTATCAGGCTAGCCAAGCCATCGCCTTTGTCATTAAAAATATGCTGGGTCTCATCTGCGATCCCGTCGCTGGTCTGGTTGAGGTTCCATGTGTCAAACGAAATGCCATGGGAGCCAGCTTTGCCTTTATCGCGGCTGATATGGCCTTGGCAGGTATCGAATCTAAAATCCCTGTCGATGAAGTTATCGATGCCATGTACCAAGTCGGATCCAGCCTCCCAACTGCCTTTCGTGAAACGGCTGAAGGTGGACTTGCAGCCACTCCGACTGGTCGTCGCCTACAAAAAGAAATCTTCGGAGAATAA
- the argH gene encoding argininosuccinate lyase, with amino-acid sequence MSKNTKLWGGRFEGTVEDWVEQFGASISFDHQLARFDLMGSLAHVQMLGQTGILSLEEAEQIQDGLKTLLRDLEAGELHFDIANEDIHMNMEVLLTEKIGPLAGKLHTARSRNDQVATDMHLYLKEQLGHVLDKLANLNSVLLDLAEKHVETIMPGYTHLQHAQPISFAHHLMAYYNMFQRDSERFAFNLKHTDLSPLGAAALAGTTFPIDRQLSSDLLGFQQPYTNSLDAVSDRDFILEFLSNASILMMHMSRFCEEIINWCSFEYQYISLSDSFSTGSSIMPQKKNPDMAELIRGKTGRVYGNLLGLLTVMKSLPLAYNKDLQEDKEGMFDTVETILNSLDVLAGMLSSMQVNKAKMQQSTENDFSNATELADYLAEKGLPFREAHEIVGKLVLDSIKHGKNIQDWDLEELQVYHPLIEEDIYIYLRPETAVQRRNSLGGTGFEQVKYQIEQAKKELKGEN; translated from the coding sequence ATGTCGAAAAATACAAAATTATGGGGTGGTCGATTTGAAGGCACTGTGGAAGATTGGGTAGAACAGTTCGGTGCGAGTATTTCCTTTGACCACCAGCTGGCAAGATTTGATTTGATGGGTTCCTTAGCTCATGTTCAAATGCTAGGACAGACTGGCATTTTGAGCTTGGAAGAGGCAGAGCAGATCCAAGATGGTCTGAAAACTTTGTTGCGAGATTTAGAGGCAGGAGAGCTTCATTTTGATATTGCAAATGAAGATATTCATATGAATATGGAAGTGTTGCTGACAGAGAAAATTGGTCCTCTGGCTGGAAAACTACATACGGCTCGTTCTCGGAATGACCAAGTTGCAACGGATATGCACTTATATCTAAAGGAGCAGCTTGGCCATGTCTTGGATAAGTTGGCGAATCTGAATAGTGTTTTGCTGGATTTGGCTGAAAAACATGTGGAAACCATCATGCCAGGTTATACTCATTTGCAACATGCCCAACCGATTAGTTTTGCCCATCATCTCATGGCTTATTATAATATGTTCCAAAGGGATAGCGAGCGCTTTGCATTTAACTTGAAACATACGGACCTATCTCCACTGGGTGCGGCTGCCTTAGCGGGGACAACTTTTCCAATCGATCGTCAATTATCGAGTGATTTATTGGGTTTCCAACAACCCTATACCAATTCCTTGGACGCAGTGAGTGACCGTGATTTTATCTTAGAATTTCTGTCAAATGCCAGCATTTTGATGATGCATATGAGTCGTTTTTGTGAGGAAATCATCAATTGGTGCAGTTTTGAGTATCAGTACATTAGCTTGTCTGATAGCTTTTCAACGGGTTCATCTATCATGCCCCAGAAGAAAAATCCTGATATGGCGGAATTGATTCGAGGGAAGACAGGCCGAGTTTACGGGAACTTGCTTGGGCTATTGACCGTCATGAAGTCTTTGCCTCTGGCTTACAATAAGGATTTGCAAGAGGACAAGGAAGGCATGTTTGATACAGTAGAAACGATTTTAAATTCTCTGGATGTGTTGGCAGGTATGCTATCGAGCATGCAGGTTAATAAGGCCAAAATGCAGCAATCCACAGAGAATGATTTTTCGAATGCGACCGAACTGGCAGATTATTTGGCTGAAAAAGGTCTTCCCTTTAGAGAAGCGCATGAAATAGTAGGGAAATTGGTTCTAGACTCTATCAAGCATGGTAAAAATATTCAAGATTGGGATTTGGAGGAGTTGCAAGTCTACCATCCCTTGATTGAAGAGGATATTTATATCTACTTGCGCCCAGAAACCGCTGTTCAGAGACGGAATTCCTTAGGAGGAACCGGCTTTGAGCAAGTGAAATACCAGATAGAACAAGCGAAGAAAGAACTTAAAGGGGAAAATTGA
- the sdaAB gene encoding L-serine ammonia-lyase, iron-sulfur-dependent subunit beta, whose product MQSLRFQSVFDIIGPVMIGPSSSHTAGAVRIGKIVSSIFDDTPTEVEFQLFNSFAKTYRGHGTDLALVAGILGMDTDDPDIPNSLEIAHKRGIKIVWTIQKDSNAPHPNTTKITVKNDHKSISVTGISIGGGNIQVTELNGFAVSLNMNTPTIIIVHQDIPGMIAHVTEALSRFDINIAQMNVTREKAGEKAIMIIEVDSRSCEEAIEEIRKIPHLHNVNFFK is encoded by the coding sequence ATGCAATCACTTCGTTTTCAATCTGTCTTTGATATTATCGGGCCTGTTATGATTGGCCCATCAAGTAGCCATACAGCTGGTGCCGTTCGTATCGGAAAAATCGTCTCTTCCATCTTTGACGATACGCCAACAGAGGTAGAATTCCAATTATTTAACTCATTTGCCAAGACCTACCGTGGTCATGGAACGGACCTTGCTCTCGTCGCTGGTATTTTGGGTATGGATACGGATGATCCCGACATCCCAAACAGTCTCGAGATTGCCCATAAACGGGGCATCAAGATTGTCTGGACCATTCAGAAAGACAGCAATGCTCCTCACCCTAACACCACTAAAATCACTGTAAAGAATGACCATAAGTCCATTAGTGTGACAGGGATTTCCATCGGTGGGGGAAATATTCAAGTTACGGAACTCAATGGTTTTGCCGTCTCTCTCAACATGAATACCCCGACCATCATCATCGTGCATCAGGATATTCCGGGTATGATTGCCCACGTCACAGAAGCCCTCTCTCGTTTTGATATCAACATCGCTCAGATGAATGTGACTCGGGAAAAAGCTGGAGAAAAAGCCATTATGATTATCGAAGTCGATAGTCGAAGTTGCGAAGAGGCGATTGAAGAAATCCGAAAAATCCCTCATCTCCACAATGTCAATTTCTTTAAGTAG
- a CDS encoding argininosuccinate synthase: MNKEKVILAYSGGLDTSVAITWLKKDYDVIAVCMDVGEGKDLEFIHDKALKVGAVESYVIDVKEEFANDYVLVALQAHAYYEQKYPLVSALSRPLISKKLVEIAHQTGATTIAHGCTGKGNDQVRFEVSIAALDPNLKVVAPVREWKWSREEEIQYAKENGVPVPADLDNPYSVDQNLWGRANECGVLENPWNQAPEEAFGITSSPEEAPDSPEFIDIEFSCGVPISLNGEKMKVADLIQNLNEIAGKHGVGRIDHVENRLVGIKSREIYECPGAVTLLVAHKEIEDLTLVREVAHFKPIIENELSNLIYNALWFSPATQALIAYIKETQKVVNGTAKVKLYKGNAQVVARKSPNSLYDENLATYTSADTFDQDAAVGFIKLWGLPTKVYSEVQKNVE, translated from the coding sequence ATGAATAAGGAAAAAGTTATTTTAGCCTATTCAGGTGGATTGGATACATCAGTTGCTATTACATGGTTAAAAAAAGACTATGATGTGATCGCTGTTTGTATGGATGTGGGTGAAGGAAAAGATTTGGAGTTCATCCATGATAAAGCTCTCAAGGTTGGGGCTGTAGAGTCTTATGTCATTGATGTTAAGGAAGAATTTGCTAATGACTATGTTTTAGTGGCCCTTCAGGCTCATGCCTACTATGAACAAAAGTACCCCTTAGTATCTGCTCTGAGTCGCCCTCTTATTTCAAAAAAACTCGTTGAAATAGCTCATCAGACGGGGGCAACTACAATTGCCCATGGTTGTACAGGTAAGGGAAACGACCAAGTTCGGTTTGAAGTCTCTATTGCAGCTTTGGATCCCAATTTAAAAGTAGTTGCGCCTGTTCGTGAGTGGAAATGGTCTCGTGAAGAAGAAATCCAATATGCCAAAGAAAATGGCGTTCCAGTTCCTGCTGACCTTGATAATCCTTACTCTGTCGATCAAAATCTTTGGGGACGTGCAAATGAATGTGGTGTCTTGGAAAATCCTTGGAACCAAGCACCAGAAGAAGCATTTGGAATCACATCTTCACCAGAAGAGGCGCCAGACAGTCCAGAATTTATTGACATTGAGTTTAGCTGCGGGGTGCCCATCTCCCTCAATGGAGAAAAGATGAAAGTGGCGGATTTGATTCAAAATCTAAATGAAATTGCAGGCAAACACGGTGTCGGTCGTATTGACCATGTGGAAAATCGCCTAGTCGGTATTAAGTCAAGAGAGATTTATGAGTGCCCAGGTGCTGTGACTTTATTGGTAGCTCATAAGGAGATTGAAGACTTGACTCTTGTGAGAGAAGTGGCTCATTTCAAACCCATTATCGAAAATGAGTTGTCCAATCTCATCTATAATGCCTTGTGGTTTAGCCCAGCAACTCAGGCTTTGATTGCCTATATCAAGGAGACACAGAAAGTTGTCAATGGAACTGCAAAAGTTAAACTTTACAAGGGAAACGCCCAGGTAGTGGCTCGAAAATCACCAAATTCTCTTTACGATGAAAATTTGGCGACTTATACCAGTGCGGATACCTTTGACCAAGATGCGGCTGTTGGATTTATCAAGCTTTGGGGGCTTCCGACTAAGGTTTATTCAGAAGTTCAGAAAAATGTAGAGTAG
- a CDS encoding NUDIX hydrolase produces MTQQDFRTKVGNTVFGVRATALILQNRKLLVTKDKGKYYTIGGAIQVNESTEEAVVREVREELGVKAQAGQLAFVVENRFEQDGVSYHNIEFHYLVNLLEDAPLTMQEDEKTQPCEWIDLDQLQNIQLVPAFLKTALPEWDGQLRHIHLEE; encoded by the coding sequence ATGACTCAGCAAGATTTTCGGACAAAAGTGGGAAATACTGTTTTTGGTGTTCGGGCGACAGCCTTGATTCTTCAAAATCGCAAGCTCCTAGTTACCAAAGACAAGGGCAAGTATTACACTATTGGCGGTGCGATTCAAGTCAATGAAAGCACGGAAGAAGCGGTAGTTCGTGAAGTGAGGGAAGAGCTGGGTGTCAAAGCTCAAGCTGGGCAGCTAGCTTTTGTGGTCGAAAATCGTTTTGAACAGGACGGTGTTTCCTATCACAACATTGAGTTTCATTATCTGGTGAACTTACTTGAGGATGCCCCATTGACCATGCAGGAAGATGAAAAAACGCAGCCCTGTGAGTGGATTGATTTGGATCAGCTCCAGAATATTCAACTAGTTCCAGCCTTTTTAAAAACAGCCCTACCAGAATGGGACGGCCAACTAAGACACATTCATCTTGAGGAATAG